The following are encoded together in the Acaryochloris thomasi RCC1774 genome:
- a CDS encoding ABC transporter ATP-binding protein, whose translation MLLNATDISRPLTPPTPIAKLQVQGITKSFRRSRKPLTVLDDVNLHLSKSEFVCIAGASGCGKSTLLNIIAGLLPPCEGQVLVDGEPVPGPGADRGMVFQSYTLYPWLTVANNVAFGLKLRRLPKAQMRERVGYFLNIVGLSAFASAYPKELSGGMKQRVAIARALINGPEVLLMDEPFGALDAQTKEKMQQFMLELWEKTRTSILMITHDLEEAIYLAQRVYVMSAHPGRIQQEIKIDLPPERELDLKLSPKFIQTKRELIESLRAVA comes from the coding sequence ATGCTTCTAAACGCAACCGATATTAGTCGGCCCCTAACCCCGCCCACCCCGATTGCCAAGCTACAGGTGCAGGGAATCACCAAAAGCTTTCGCCGCAGCCGAAAGCCTTTGACCGTCCTTGACGATGTCAATCTACACCTAAGCAAGAGTGAGTTTGTCTGCATCGCTGGAGCCTCAGGCTGCGGCAAGTCAACCTTGCTGAACATTATTGCGGGCCTACTGCCGCCCTGCGAAGGCCAGGTTTTAGTGGATGGTGAACCTGTCCCTGGCCCCGGTGCTGATCGGGGAATGGTGTTCCAGAGCTATACGCTCTATCCCTGGCTCACGGTGGCCAATAATGTCGCCTTTGGCCTCAAGCTCCGTCGTTTACCTAAAGCACAAATGCGGGAGCGCGTGGGGTACTTTCTCAATATTGTCGGCCTGAGTGCTTTTGCTAGTGCCTACCCCAAAGAGCTTTCTGGAGGGATGAAGCAGCGGGTTGCCATAGCACGTGCCCTGATCAACGGGCCAGAAGTCCTGCTGATGGATGAACCCTTTGGTGCCTTAGATGCCCAAACAAAGGAAAAAATGCAGCAGTTCATGCTGGAGCTATGGGAGAAAACCCGCACCTCGATCTTGATGATCACCCACGACCTTGAAGAGGCCATTTATTTGGCCCAGCGCGTCTACGTCATGAGTGCCCACCCCGGCAGGATCCAGCAGGAGATCAAGATTGATCTGCCTCCAGAGCGAGAACTCGATCTCAAGCTCAGCCCTAAATTTATCCAGACCAAGCGTGAGCTGATTGAGAGCTTGCGGGCCGTTGCCTAG
- a CDS encoding DUF29 family protein → MLGIVPISIRTSALNIRKEIKSYPSLRRHCIESLEVTYTYAQELVSLESQLDLEAFPVPCPAVSSKEI, encoded by the coding sequence ATGCTGGGCATAGTGCCCATCAGCATTAGAACTTCAGCCCTGAATATCCGCAAAGAGATCAAAAGCTATCCCTCATTGCGTCGTCATTGTATTGAAAGCCTTGAAGTGACCTATACGTATGCACAAGAACTCGTGTCACTTGAGTCTCAACTTGACCTCGAAGCCTTCCCTGTGCCATGTCCTGCTGTAAGCAGCAAAGAGATCTAA
- a CDS encoding ABC transporter permease, producing MPSNSSKRYLRPSVFWSIRQPFPNGLGVALVVFALAFPLAIWSALSYGGIVESIFLPTPTAVLQAGRTMLFEDNLLFDIWSSCYRVLLGFGLAAAIGVPMGIAMGTFQSMERLFSPIVGTVRYMPVAAFVPLIILWAGLGELARILIIFLGIVFYNAIMVADTVKFIPNELFSVAYTLGANRVDVLSRVILPGIVPGIIDTLRVNVAGAWNFLVISELIAADNGLGFRVVQAQRFLQTDKVLFAIAVIGLIGLLTDFSFKLLSHWLTPWAESSRY from the coding sequence CTGCCATCAAATTCCTCCAAGCGCTATCTGCGTCCCTCGGTCTTTTGGAGTATTCGTCAACCTTTTCCCAACGGGTTAGGGGTTGCCCTTGTGGTGTTTGCTCTAGCCTTCCCGTTGGCGATCTGGTCTGCCCTCAGCTATGGCGGCATCGTTGAATCCATCTTTTTACCTACGCCTACCGCCGTACTGCAGGCTGGGAGAACGATGCTGTTTGAAGATAATCTGCTCTTCGATATTTGGAGTAGCTGCTATCGAGTCCTGCTGGGTTTTGGACTGGCTGCCGCCATTGGCGTTCCGATGGGAATTGCGATGGGAACATTTCAAAGCATGGAGAGACTCTTTAGTCCTATTGTCGGCACGGTTCGCTATATGCCGGTGGCTGCTTTTGTACCGTTGATTATTCTCTGGGCAGGCTTGGGAGAGCTAGCCCGGATTTTAATTATCTTTTTGGGCATTGTGTTCTACAACGCGATTATGGTGGCGGATACGGTGAAGTTCATCCCCAATGAGCTGTTTAGCGTGGCTTATACCTTGGGAGCCAATCGTGTTGATGTACTCTCTCGCGTGATTCTACCGGGCATCGTGCCGGGGATTATCGATACGCTGCGGGTCAATGTTGCCGGTGCCTGGAACTTTTTGGTAATTTCTGAACTCATTGCGGCGGACAATGGCTTAGGGTTTCGGGTCGTGCAGGCCCAGCGTTTTTTGCAAACGGATAAAGTCTTATTTGCGATCGCGGTGATTGGGCTGATTGGGCTGCTGACGGATTTTTCCTTTAAGCTTTTATCTCACTGGCTGACACCTTGGGCAGAAAGTAGTCGCTATTAG